Proteins from a single region of Akkermansiaceae bacterium:
- the ribD gene encoding bifunctional diaminohydroxyphosphoribosylaminopyrimidine deaminase/5-amino-6-(5-phosphoribosylamino)uracil reductase RibD, which produces MKSDAEWMELALAKARKGIGRTAPNPPVGSVIVKDGVLLGSGYHHAAGKPHAEREALADLFKRHGKNAARGATAYVTLEPCSTHGRTPPCTDGLIEAGISRVVYATVDRNPSHAGRADSILRDAGIEVASGVMKEEADRILLPFFKVKETGLPWIIWKTAISLDGRITRPPGEGQWLTGPEARNDVQKLRSTVDAILTTGETVRRDHPALTIRVPELLEGRTQPWRVIFTDHPSSLPQDAPLLSDGWRHRTLIRSRSGLGESLRALVRDQGVLSVMIEAGGVFSAAMIEAGFIDEAVIYYAPMLCGGPSPGLAGEGLHPSLKMKDVSFEQLGGDIRISGLVDR; this is translated from the coding sequence ATGAAGTCGGACGCGGAATGGATGGAACTCGCGCTGGCGAAGGCCCGCAAGGGCATCGGCCGGACGGCTCCCAACCCACCTGTCGGCTCCGTGATCGTGAAGGACGGCGTGTTGCTCGGCAGCGGCTACCACCACGCCGCGGGGAAACCCCACGCGGAGCGGGAGGCGCTGGCGGATTTGTTCAAACGCCATGGCAAAAACGCCGCACGCGGTGCCACCGCCTACGTGACGCTGGAACCCTGCTCGACCCATGGCCGCACCCCGCCCTGCACGGACGGGTTGATCGAAGCCGGGATCTCCCGCGTGGTGTATGCCACCGTGGACCGGAATCCGTCCCATGCCGGACGCGCGGACAGCATCCTGCGGGACGCGGGGATCGAGGTCGCTTCCGGCGTGATGAAGGAAGAGGCGGACAGGATCCTGCTGCCATTTTTCAAGGTGAAGGAAACCGGGCTGCCATGGATCATCTGGAAAACGGCCATTAGCCTGGACGGTCGCATCACCCGTCCTCCGGGGGAGGGCCAGTGGCTGACCGGACCGGAAGCACGCAATGACGTCCAGAAGCTGCGCTCCACCGTGGACGCCATCCTCACCACCGGGGAGACCGTCCGCCGCGACCACCCCGCGCTCACCATCCGCGTCCCGGAACTGCTGGAAGGCCGGACCCAACCATGGCGCGTGATCTTCACCGACCATCCATCCTCCCTTCCCCAGGATGCGCCGCTGCTTTCCGACGGGTGGCGGCACCGCACCCTCATCCGCTCCCGCTCCGGCCTCGGGGAATCCCTGCGCGCCCTGGTGCGTGACCAAGGCGTGCTGAGCGTGATGATCGAGGCTGGCGGCGTGTTTTCCGCCGCGATGATCGAAGCGGGCTTCATCGACGAGGCCGTCATCTACTACGCCCCGATGCTCTGCGGCGGCCCGTCCCCCGGACTGGCGGGAGAGGGACTGCACCCGTCCCTCAAAATGAAAGATGTCTCCTTCGAACAACTCGGAGGAGACATCAGGATATCGGGTCTGGTGGACCGTTGA
- a CDS encoding Glu/Leu/Phe/Val dehydrogenase, which translates to MAAEQFDRVADFLQLADDIRERCKWPKRLITVTVPIKRDDGTTEVFFGHRVQHHLTRGPVKGGLRYHPAVDLGEVAALAMWMNWKCALMDLPYGGGKGGIACDPRTMSEAELERLTRRYTMEMIPFIGPEVDVMAPDMGTNEKTMGWMTDTYSTHVGHLVPAIVTGKPLTLQGSAGRTQATGHGVAFLASGALNKLGMAVEGATAIVQGFGNVGSHAVFTLASYGVKILGISDVNGGIWNPGGIDIKALRVHYDEHRTLSGFPGADAIGGEELLEQPCDILAPCALDRVITGENAPRLKCRILAEGANGPTTPDADRVIDARNDIFVIPDILCNAGGVTVSYFEWVQNLQRFQWTEREVITKLETLLHASFEKVTGFARRNGVSHRMAAQAIAIKTVADAKAARGLFP; encoded by the coding sequence ATGGCGGCGGAACAGTTCGACCGCGTGGCGGATTTCCTGCAGTTGGCGGATGACATCAGGGAACGCTGCAAGTGGCCGAAGCGGCTCATCACCGTGACCGTGCCGATCAAGCGGGACGACGGGACCACGGAGGTGTTTTTCGGCCACCGGGTGCAGCACCACCTCACCCGCGGTCCGGTGAAGGGCGGGCTGCGCTACCATCCGGCGGTGGACCTCGGCGAGGTCGCCGCGCTGGCCATGTGGATGAACTGGAAGTGCGCGCTGATGGACCTGCCCTATGGCGGCGGGAAAGGCGGCATCGCGTGTGATCCGCGCACCATGTCGGAGGCCGAGCTGGAGCGGCTCACCCGGCGCTACACCATGGAGATGATCCCGTTCATCGGGCCGGAGGTGGATGTGATGGCGCCGGACATGGGGACGAATGAGAAGACCATGGGGTGGATGACGGACACCTACTCCACGCATGTCGGCCACCTGGTCCCGGCGATCGTGACCGGAAAGCCGCTGACGCTCCAGGGATCGGCGGGCCGCACGCAGGCCACGGGCCATGGCGTCGCTTTCCTCGCCTCCGGCGCGCTCAACAAGCTGGGCATGGCGGTGGAGGGCGCGACGGCCATCGTCCAAGGGTTCGGCAACGTCGGCTCGCACGCGGTTTTCACCCTCGCCTCTTACGGGGTGAAGATCCTCGGGATTTCCGATGTGAACGGCGGGATCTGGAATCCCGGCGGCATCGACATCAAGGCGCTCCGCGTTCACTACGATGAACATCGTACGTTGTCCGGGTTTCCGGGGGCGGATGCCATCGGCGGGGAGGAGCTGCTGGAGCAGCCGTGCGACATCCTCGCGCCGTGCGCGCTCGACCGCGTGATCACCGGGGAGAACGCACCCCGCCTGAAGTGCCGCATCCTCGCGGAAGGTGCCAACGGCCCGACCACGCCGGACGCGGACCGCGTCATCGACGCGCGGAATGACATCTTCGTGATCCCTGACATCCTGTGCAATGCGGGCGGCGTGACCGTGTCCTACTTCGAGTGGGTGCAGAACCTCCAGCGGTTCCAGTGGACGGAGCGCGAGGTGATCACAAAGCTGGAGACCCTGCTGCACGCCAGCTTCGAGAAAGTCACCGGCTTCGCACGGCGGAACGGCGTCTCCCACCGCATGGCCGCACAGGCGATCGCCATCAAGACGGTGGCCGATGCGAAGGCCGCGCGCGGTCTTTTTCCGTGA